TGAGGATATTAATTTCATCTTAAAAACGGCAAACTTATCTCCAAGTTCATTTGGTTTTGAACCTTGGCATTTTGTGGTTGTTCAAGATAAAGAATTACGTGAGTTGTTAAAACCTGTAGCTTGGGGAGCGCCTTTAAAATTAGATACTGCTAGTCATTTTGTATTGGGTTTAAGTATGAAAGCCCCCATGGTAAAACATGATGCGGCTTACATTATGCACATGATGAAAGAGGTAAAGCAATTACCAGAAGATGTTATTGAAATGTATTCTAAATTTTATAGAGAATTTCAAGAGCGTGATTTTGATTTAGATACTGATAAAAAATTATTCGATTGGTCTGCGAAACAAACCTACATTGCTTTAGGTAATATGATGACTGCTGCTGCATTAACAGGCATTGATAGTTGCCCTATTGAAGGATTTCATCAAGAAAAAGCAGAGGCTTTATTAAAAGATAAATTTGGTATTGATACTAATAAATATGGTTTATCATTTATGGTTGCTTTTGGATATAGAAAAGAAGATCCAGCACATGAAAAATCTAGAAGAAACATGGAAGATATCGTTACTTGGAAGTAATTTTTTTCAACTCATATTTATTAAAATCCACTCTTTATGAGTGGTTTTTTTTTGATAAAAAAATTCAAATAGAATAGTAGTAGCAATGTTAAAAAAACAATTTATTTCTTTCGCTTGTAATGATTTTGTGTCAATTGATTCAAAAATGTTTTCGCTTTCACAAGTTCAAAACTCAGTTCTTTTGGAAGGTTTGAAAACAAAGGAGAACCACCACCTAATAAAATCGGAATTGTAGTAATTCTCATTTCGTCAATTAAATCGTCTTTTAAAAAACTTCTTATCATAGTTCCTCCATCAATGTAAAGTCGATGATATCCTTTTTTATGAATCTGCTCTAAAATTTCTGTCAATGTTCCATTAACCAAAAAGGCTTTTCCTTTATAACTTTCAGGTATTTCGTTTAAAGTAGTACTCAATACAAATACGGGTTTATCATAAGGCCAATCAACATCAAAGCCACAGACAGTTTCAAATGTTGTGCGTCCCATAACAAGTGCATCAATATTGTTGGTGAATTCTACATATCCCATGTCGTCATTAGTAGGATTTTGGATTGAATAAAGCCAATCAATTCCACCATTTTTGTCTGCGATATAACCATCTAAACTTGTTGCAATAAATACACTGTTTTTACTGTTCATTTTTTTTAAAATTTGATGAATCTTTAGTAAGCTTATTATCTCGGAACTAAATTAGTAAAAGAAAGCGAACTAGATTATTTTATATACTACAAAATTATTGTATCACATTAGTTTGTTAACAACGATTATACATCATAAAAACAGAAAGAAAGTGTAATCGTAAACAACACTAAAATTTTTTTATTTAACTGTTTATTATTGATTTAGGTCATTGTTTTTTAATTTTCTTCTACCTACATTTAAGAGTATAAAATTTTGTCAAGTATTTAATTATGAAAAGATTAAAATGGATTATACCGTTAATTTTAGCAATAGGAATTTTAGCTTATTTTATTGTTATAAAACCACAATTAGATACCAAAAATATAGAATTTACCTATACTTCATTAAAAAAAGGAAACATTGAATCCATCGTTTCAAGTACAGGAACTTTAGAGGCTATTAATACGGTTGAAATTGGGACACAAATTTCTGGAACGATAAAAAAGATTTATGTTGATTATAATGAGAAGGTAAAGGCTGGACAACTGTTAGCTGAAATGGATTTAAAATTATTAAAAACAAACTTAATTAGTGCTCAAGCTAATTTAGCGGTAAGTAAAGCACAATTAAATCAGGCAAAAGAAGAATACGACAGAAGTAAAATATTGTTTGAAAAAGGAGTGATTGCACAACAAGAATTTTCGAACATAAAATATACTTATGAGCAAGCTACAGGTACAAATAAAGCCGCTGCTGCTAATGTGAATAACATTCAGGTTACCATGCAGTTTGCACGTATTACTTCACCAATAAGTGGTACAATTACAGAAAGAAGTGTAGAAGAAGGACAAACAGTAGCAGCTTCATTTGCAACACCAAGAATGTTTATTATTGCAGAAGATCTTTCTAAAATGCAAATCTTAGCAGATGTAGATGAAAGCGATATTGGTTATGTTCATAATAAAATGAAGGTTCGTTTTAGTGTACAAACGTATCCAGAGAAAGAGTTTTTGGGAGTTGTAAGCCAAATTAGATTGCAACCTATTCAAGTTAATAACGTAGTAAATTACCAAGTAGTTGTTAATGTTGATAATACTGATGGCTTATTATTACCAGGTATGACAACAAACCTTGAGTTTATTACCCAGAAAGCAAACAATGTATTTCTTATCAATAATTCTGCCTTACGTTTTAGACCTAACGAATTAATGCTTAAAAATTTAAAACCTGTTTTAGAAGAAAAAGCTAAAAAAAATCTTCCAGATTCTATTTATCAAAAGTTTACAAAAGCAATTAATAATGATGAAACATATATCCCTACAAGGTTTAAAAAAGGTTTACCCTCGAGTATAGATGGTTTTTTCTATAAAAATACGAACGGAAATATCAGTTTTAAATTCATTGAAATTGGTATAAAAACAGGGTTGCAATCACAAATTAAACGATTTTATGATGGTTCTGAAGTATCAGAAGGTATAAAAGCAATCAATGGTATTAAATCAAAAAAATAGAAATGATTATGCCAAAAAAGAAAGTCATAGAAACTAGGAAATTAAATCGTGTATTTAAAACGGGGGACATAGAAGTACATGCACTTTCTAACATTAATATTGTTATTGAAGAAGGAGAATTTGTTGCTCTTATGGGATCTTCTGGTTCAGGAAAATCAACCTTACTACATATTTTAGGCTGCTTGGATCAACCTACTTCTGGCGAGTATTATTTAGACGGAGTGTTTGTAAATACTTTGAATAAAAATCAACTAGCAGATATTCGGAATCAAAAAATCGGATTCATTTTTCAAAGTTATAATCTACTATCACGAACAACAGCGCTCGAAAACGTAGAATTACCATTGGTTTATGACAGAACAGATCGTTTTACAAATTCTAAAGAGCTCGCAAAAAAAGCATTAGAACAAGTAGGATTGGGAAATCGCATACACCATAAAACGAATGAACTTTCTGGAGGACAACAACAGCGTGTTGCTATTGCTAGAGCTTTGGTAAACAACCCTGCGTTAATTCTTTCTGATGAAGCCACAGGTAATTTAGATAGTAAAACCAGTATTGATATTGCAGATTTGTTTGTCCGTTTAAATAACGAAGGAAAAACAATTTTAATGATTACACACGAACCCGAAATTGCAAATTTTGCAAAACGGATGATTTATTTAAGAGATGGTCGCGTTTTAACCGACGAGCAAATTAAAAATAGAAGTACTAAAGAAAGTGCTTTAAAAGATTTAGAGTTAACTACTTAACCTAATATAATGAAGCAATTACTAAAAACATTTAAAGTCGCTTTTCAATCTATTAATAAAAATAGAACGCGAAGTTTGCTTACAGCGCTTGGTATTATTATTGGTGTTGCTGCTGTTATTATGACCATTTCTGCAGGAGAAGGAGCAACGCAAGCAGTACAAAGTCAAATATCTGGGTTAGGCACCAACTTGTTAATGATCACCACTAAAACAGAACACAGAGCAGGTATTGATGTAAGAATGGGAAGACCTGTTGATGAAAAAGACTTTAATATTTTACAGAAAAACTCGGTTTGGATGTTAAAATTATCACCATTAATAGCAAATGGAGTAAGAGCTATTGGTCCGCAAGGAAATAAATCGACCACAATTTATGGAGTATCATCAGATTATTTCGACATTTTAAGTCGAGAAATTGTTTCAGGAGATATTTTTACTGATGAAGATGTAAAAGCAGCGCGTAAAGTTTGTGTAATTGGCGAAACCATTAAAAAAGAACTCTTTATAGGAGAAGATCCTATAGGGCGACAAATTAGAATTAACAAAGTACCGTTTACTATTGTTGGCCTCTTAAAAGAAGAAGGAAAAGGTACAATGGGGCAAGATCAGGATGATATGTTAATTGCACCTTATACAACAATACAAAACAGATTGTACGGACATAGAAGAGGCTATAATATGATAATGGCAAGCGCTATAAGTGAAGATCATATTGTAGATGCAGAAATTGAAGTAACCGAACTTTTAAGAGAATCGCATCGTATTTTAGAAAGTGAAGAGGATGATTTTGAAGTGACAACTCAAATTGAACTACAAGAAATAACAGGGAATGTTACAGGTATTTTAACGTTAATATTAGGTGCCATTGCAAGTATTTCTCTTATTGTTGGTGGTATTGGTATTATGAATATTATGTTGGTTTCTGTTACAGAACGTACAAGAGAAATAGGAACTCGTTTGGCAATCGGAGCAAGAGAAAGTGATATTTTAACCCAGTTTTTAATTGAAGCGATTGTACTGAGTTTAGTTGGTGGTGTTATAGGTATTGTATTAGGTATTATTGGCAACCAAATTATTTATAAAGCAACTGATTTCTATATACCAACAGCAGTAAATTCTATCTTAATAGGTTTTGGTTTTTCGGTATTGGTAGGTATTGTTTTTGGCTATTTTCCTGCTAGAAAAGCAGCTAGATTAAATCCTATTGATGCTTTACGTTATGAGTAGAAAGTTTTAATAGTTAATGATTAAAAATTAAACTTAAAAGACCTTACAATACTTGAAAAGAATTATTTTTGTATTCAAATATTTTTACAAATGCAAGAAAGAAGTTTACAACGAATTTCACTCTCAACTTATTTTTTATTATCAGGTATTTGTTTTTCTTCTTGGGCATCAAGAATTCCAACAATAAAAGACAATTTTAATTTTAGTGAAGAGCAATTAGGTAATATGCTAATGATAATGCCTGCAAGTGCTATTATTGGTATTCCGCTTTCTGGTTGGTTGGTCTCAAAATACGATAGTAGAATACCGCAACAATTTGCCTATGTATTCTTTTCTATAGCACTTCTGTTAATTGGTTTTTCAACGAGTTTACCCTTACTTATTTTTGCGCTGTTTCTATTTGCGGTAAGTTTAAGAATCTTAAACATATCTATAAATACACAATCTATTTTTTTACAAGAAAAATTTGAAAAACGCATAGTTGGTGCTTTTCATGGTTTATGGAGTATTGGTGGCGTAATAGGTGTTTTATTTACAACCTTAATGTTGAAACTAAACATTTCTATTCAAATGCATTTTTTGATGGTTGCTATTTTTACATTGATTACCATTTTTATTGCATATCCTTATTTAATAAAAAATGATAAAGCGAAAGCTGGAAATAAATTTAAGTTAGAGAAGCCCAACAAATACATTATGCTTTTAGGTTTAATGGTATTTCTTGCTGCTGTTTGTGAAGGCGGAATGTATGATTGGAATGGCGTTTACTTTAAAGATGTAGTAAAAGAAGAAGTTTTTACGTACGGATATTTACTTTTTATGATTTGTATGTCTATTTATAGATTAACGATAGACAAATTGATCGATTATTTTGGAATGAAAAAGTTATATTTTTTAAGTTCCATTTTAATAATGAGTGGAGTTTCAATCGCTGTAATGATACCTGAATTCTGGCCTGCACTTATTGGTTTTTGTTTGGTAGGAATAGGTGTTTCAGGTCTTTTTCCTATGACATTTATATTGGCAGGTAAAGCAAAAAAGTATTCTACAGGAATCGTTATTTCAATCGTAGGGACTTATTCTACAGTGGGTATGTTTTTAGGCCCTCCTATAATTGGGTATTTAGCAGAGTCTTTCGGGTTGCAAAAAGCGTTTATTGTATTTATAATTGGTGGGTTTCTATTTATTCCTTTAACAATAAGTGTATTCAATCATTTAAAAAAGATTTAAAACAATCTGTCATTGCTAAAGAGGAACGATTGAAGCAATCTCATAAATTGTAACTATCCGATAAACAGATTACCACGTCCTAACGTCCTCGTAATGACATTTACATTTTGTCATTGCGAAAGAGGAACGATTGAAGCAATCTCATCAGTTAATAAAGAATCACAACCCGACATACTATAATTTCAGTAAGAATTCAAAAGGAATGAAACTGCAAGTGTCCAAAGCTTGTCCTCAACTCGATTGGGGAACTAAATAAAAAGTCTGGACACGATAGTGGAATTTCTTGTAGAATTCAATGAAATTATAGGAAGTCTAGATTTTTGATGAAGCCTGTGCTGAACTTGATTCAGTATTCATCAATGGAAAAGAATAAAGAATTAAAAAAACATTCAAAGAGGAACGATTGAAGCAATCTGCTAAATTAATGTTCCAAACACCTCTATACTTGTTATTCCTACAAAGCACGTATAATTATTTTCAGCACTAAAAAACAGGCCTTCATTCTGTCTTATTTTGGTTTGGTTCTGGTCTCCTTCGGAAAATGACCTATTTTTCAAAAATAGACTACTAGCGTCCCCGAACAAACCCCGAACAAGACTCGAACAAAACCCCCTAAAAATAGCTATCTTGTGTCAGGAGAGGTCAGGATGTGTCACCGTGTGTCATCGTGTGTCAGGACGTGTCAAAAAAGACGAATATATTAGCTTGTGTTTTCACCTTAAACAACTGTAAAACTGCGACTTAATAAGATTATTTATACTAAAGAAGAGAAATGGATTAATCTATTTGTATTTTAAACAGATTGGATACTTTGTTTTGGATAGAAGTGAGGTTATCTCTTCATTTTTCTTTTCGTTTTTTACCAAACGAAAATAGGAGAGAAGCATAATGTGTATGTAATAGCATATTCTCTTTATTTCATATTGTTATTCGTAGCTAATGACTTGGTATAATTCAGTATATTTAAACTTTTCTTTCCCTTAACTAATTGAATATTCTAAATAAAAGTTAAAAATATCATTTCAGAATCAAATAAATAATATAAGTAATGGCGTTTTTTATTGATAACAAACAACAATTCAACTTAGAAGTTGATAGGGATAAAATAGGATTTCGAAAGTGCCAATTAGGAGCTGTTTGGGCTGTTAAAAGTCATTATACAAAGAGTAAATCACCTGCTCTAATAAGCATGCCAACTGGGTCAGGTAAAACTGCTTTAATGATAGCATTATGCTTTGAGTTAAAAACAAAAAAGGTATTAATAATAACACCTTCAGTTGTTATTAGAAAACAGATTTTTGATGTTTTTAGTGAAATGGAAATATTAAAAACTTTAGGGGTCTTTAATAGTGAAGAAAAGCCAAAAGTAAATAATCATATTGGGTATTTAAAAAATGAAAATGATTGGATAAAAGCAACAAAATCATATGATGTGGTTGTTTCTACACCACACAGTTGTTCTTCTGAAATGAAAGATAACATAGCTTCTCCAAAAGATTTATTTGATTTAATAATTATTGATGAAGCTCATCATACACCTGCTAAAATTTATGAAAGTGCTTTTAAAGATTTTAAAGACTCAAAAATTATTTTATTAACAGCAACTCCTTTTAGGAGAGATCGAAAAAGAATTAAAGGTGAGTTGATTTATCACTACCCTATAGCTGAAGCGATAGAACATGATATATATAGACCTGTTACCTTTAAAAATATAGATACAAACAATGGAAAAAGTCAAGAAAAAGATTCTCTTTTAGCAAATGCTGCGATAGAAAATTTGAGAAATGAGCAAAAAAATAATCCAAATGCTCAATTATTGATCAAAACTAGAAAGATTAATTCTGCAGAAGAATTAAAAAAAATATATGAAGCTAAAGGAGTATCGGTTGGTTTAATACATAGTAGGAATACAAATAAACAAAACGAAGATTGTTTGATTAAGTGTAAAAAAGGTGAATTAGAAAGTTTAATAGCTTTAGGTATGATTGGTGAAGGTTTAGATATACCAACATTGAAAATAAGTGTACTACATGATATACCGAGAACCTTACCTACAACTATTCAATTTATTGGTAGAATTTCAAGAGTACATAAAAATCAAACAGGAAATGCAATTTTAATTGCAGATAGAAACTATGTAAAAGGAGAAGTTAAGAAGCTATATTATTTTGATAAATCATGGGATTTATTAATTCCTGATTTAGTTAGTAAAATTAAAACAAACTCACCATTATTTCCTGATTTAGAACCAAGTGAGTTAAATCCATTAGGTATATCTCCTGATGATTTAAAACCATTCTTTAGTACAAAAATCTATAAGACAAAAGTTGGTTTTGAATTTAAAAAAGGTTTTCATAAAAAAATGCCTTCAGGAATTAAATTAGTCTTTACTCATCAAGAAAATTTTAATTCTCCTTTGATATTAATTACAAAGCATAAGAAAACATTGCCTTGGGGAAAAGACTCAGCATTATTTCAAGATAATTATGATTTACATATTTTATATTTAATTGATGATTTTTTATTTGAAAGTACGACTTCTGATTTGATTTTAAATCATATGAAATCTAAACTATTTGATACAAAAAAATATGAAATTGTCCCAGCATCATATATAAGAAATGGATTAAGTGATAACACTATTGGTCAGTACTTTATGGTTGGTATGTCAAATATTTATGGAAGTGGGGCATCAAATCCAACATATAAGATGTTAATGGGACTAGAAGTGGAGTCTGCAGTTAAACATTCTGATGGTGCTGTATTTTCTTTTGGCCATGCATTATCAAGAATAGACGAAAATGAAACTAGAGGTATTGCTGTAAATAATGGTCGAATATGGGCTATTAAAAGAAAAAATATTAAAGAATTTTCGATTTGGTGTCAACATATTCATTCCCTAATTAAATTAGGCAATAATGAATCGAAAATTCCTAGGATGTCGAATTTAGCTAATTTTAAAACTGTTGAAAAATTCGAAGATACACCTGTTTCTATTCAATTAGATAGTGTTTGTTTCCAAATGGCAATAGCTATTATTACAAAAGGTGATAAAGTTTACAAAAGCTTCATTCCTGAAATTATTTTTGATAATTTATCAAATAATAATAAAAAAATTGAATGTTCATTATTTGTAGAAAAAGATGAGCTTGCAAAAATTTACTTTGACTTTGATAATGAAAAAAAATGGGTTGTTAACTCAGATACAGAAATTAATAT
The window above is part of the Polaribacter sp. SA4-12 genome. Proteins encoded here:
- a CDS encoding NAD(P)H-dependent oxidoreductase, which gives rise to MKTPNILKEDIINAFNFRHATKEFDATKKVSDEDINFILKTANLSPSSFGFEPWHFVVVQDKELRELLKPVAWGAPLKLDTASHFVLGLSMKAPMVKHDAAYIMHMMKEVKQLPEDVIEMYSKFYREFQERDFDLDTDKKLFDWSAKQTYIALGNMMTAAALTGIDSCPIEGFHQEKAEALLKDKFGIDTNKYGLSFMVAFGYRKEDPAHEKSRRNMEDIVTWK
- a CDS encoding dihydrofolate reductase family protein translates to MNSKNSVFIATSLDGYIADKNGGIDWLYSIQNPTNDDMGYVEFTNNIDALVMGRTTFETVCGFDVDWPYDKPVFVLSTTLNEIPESYKGKAFLVNGTLTEILEQIHKKGYHRLYIDGGTMIRSFLKDDLIDEMRITTIPILLGGGSPLFSNLPKELSFELVKAKTFLNQLTQNHYKRKK
- a CDS encoding efflux RND transporter periplasmic adaptor subunit yields the protein MKRLKWIIPLILAIGILAYFIVIKPQLDTKNIEFTYTSLKKGNIESIVSSTGTLEAINTVEIGTQISGTIKKIYVDYNEKVKAGQLLAEMDLKLLKTNLISAQANLAVSKAQLNQAKEEYDRSKILFEKGVIAQQEFSNIKYTYEQATGTNKAAAANVNNIQVTMQFARITSPISGTITERSVEEGQTVAASFATPRMFIIAEDLSKMQILADVDESDIGYVHNKMKVRFSVQTYPEKEFLGVVSQIRLQPIQVNNVVNYQVVVNVDNTDGLLLPGMTTNLEFITQKANNVFLINNSALRFRPNELMLKNLKPVLEEKAKKNLPDSIYQKFTKAINNDETYIPTRFKKGLPSSIDGFFYKNTNGNISFKFIEIGIKTGLQSQIKRFYDGSEVSEGIKAINGIKSKK
- a CDS encoding ABC transporter ATP-binding protein, with product MPKKKVIETRKLNRVFKTGDIEVHALSNINIVIEEGEFVALMGSSGSGKSTLLHILGCLDQPTSGEYYLDGVFVNTLNKNQLADIRNQKIGFIFQSYNLLSRTTALENVELPLVYDRTDRFTNSKELAKKALEQVGLGNRIHHKTNELSGGQQQRVAIARALVNNPALILSDEATGNLDSKTSIDIADLFVRLNNEGKTILMITHEPEIANFAKRMIYLRDGRVLTDEQIKNRSTKESALKDLELTT
- a CDS encoding ABC transporter permease, with amino-acid sequence MKQLLKTFKVAFQSINKNRTRSLLTALGIIIGVAAVIMTISAGEGATQAVQSQISGLGTNLLMITTKTEHRAGIDVRMGRPVDEKDFNILQKNSVWMLKLSPLIANGVRAIGPQGNKSTTIYGVSSDYFDILSREIVSGDIFTDEDVKAARKVCVIGETIKKELFIGEDPIGRQIRINKVPFTIVGLLKEEGKGTMGQDQDDMLIAPYTTIQNRLYGHRRGYNMIMASAISEDHIVDAEIEVTELLRESHRILESEEDDFEVTTQIELQEITGNVTGILTLILGAIASISLIVGGIGIMNIMLVSVTERTREIGTRLAIGARESDILTQFLIEAIVLSLVGGVIGIVLGIIGNQIIYKATDFYIPTAVNSILIGFGFSVLVGIVFGYFPARKAARLNPIDALRYE
- a CDS encoding MFS transporter, with product MQERSLQRISLSTYFLLSGICFSSWASRIPTIKDNFNFSEEQLGNMLMIMPASAIIGIPLSGWLVSKYDSRIPQQFAYVFFSIALLLIGFSTSLPLLIFALFLFAVSLRILNISINTQSIFLQEKFEKRIVGAFHGLWSIGGVIGVLFTTLMLKLNISIQMHFLMVAIFTLITIFIAYPYLIKNDKAKAGNKFKLEKPNKYIMLLGLMVFLAAVCEGGMYDWNGVYFKDVVKEEVFTYGYLLFMICMSIYRLTIDKLIDYFGMKKLYFLSSILIMSGVSIAVMIPEFWPALIGFCLVGIGVSGLFPMTFILAGKAKKYSTGIVISIVGTYSTVGMFLGPPIIGYLAESFGLQKAFIVFIIGGFLFIPLTISVFNHLKKI
- a CDS encoding DEAD/DEAH box helicase → MAFFIDNKQQFNLEVDRDKIGFRKCQLGAVWAVKSHYTKSKSPALISMPTGSGKTALMIALCFELKTKKVLIITPSVVIRKQIFDVFSEMEILKTLGVFNSEEKPKVNNHIGYLKNENDWIKATKSYDVVVSTPHSCSSEMKDNIASPKDLFDLIIIDEAHHTPAKIYESAFKDFKDSKIILLTATPFRRDRKRIKGELIYHYPIAEAIEHDIYRPVTFKNIDTNNGKSQEKDSLLANAAIENLRNEQKNNPNAQLLIKTRKINSAEELKKIYEAKGVSVGLIHSRNTNKQNEDCLIKCKKGELESLIALGMIGEGLDIPTLKISVLHDIPRTLPTTIQFIGRISRVHKNQTGNAILIADRNYVKGEVKKLYYFDKSWDLLIPDLVSKIKTNSPLFPDLEPSELNPLGISPDDLKPFFSTKIYKTKVGFEFKKGFHKKMPSGIKLVFTHQENFNSPLILITKHKKTLPWGKDSALFQDNYDLHILYLIDDFLFESTTSDLILNHMKSKLFDTKKYEIVPASYIRNGLSDNTIGQYFMVGMSNIYGSGASNPTYKMLMGLEVESAVKHSDGAVFSFGHALSRIDENETRGIAVNNGRIWAIKRKNIKEFSIWCQHIHSLIKLGNNESKIPRMSNLANFKTVEKFEDTPVSIQLDSVCFQMAIAIITKGDKVYKSFIPEIIFDNLSNNNKKIECSLFVEKDELAKIYFDFDNEKKWVVNSDTEINIFMDIPDKDPINTSLDDFINGYPPLIIFQNAKSLRGSTLFEPKIKEQKFDRTLFKAIDGGWDETDIRKEAEEPTEPGKIYNVQQKTIKVITDSPDYLDDDIIVIDDGAGEMADIIWFSVEKKIIHFFHCKFSYTDKSGANMSNITELLQQAMRNCIWIRSSFIIKQLLNRVNRTKNSRILDDKFDELNELNEDFIPTDWDYKVCLVQPGLSKSAVFKDNMTNVEKLLVILHDRLSSSGCNLTIWADE